The following proteins are co-located in the Arctopsyche grandis isolate Sample6627 chromosome 3, ASM5162203v2, whole genome shotgun sequence genome:
- the LOC143909829 gene encoding serine/threonine-protein phosphatase 2A regulatory subunit B'' subunit gamma-like has translation MESLKERFKNCIKIIDESSECVLPEKSDTIEVEEFKASYDPGLAATKSSYKSIPKFYHRLPKVNDTLAKKLREEARAIFLQTKSNELLSGTELKHLWTLLDKGDTIPGAEVKFLNYSEFKRVGEKAGPKYKAFFTAVVFAKLQREHQGKVHVNTLFNYAMRKVWLCETRIGLSLHDPTGQGYLREHDLENYIMELVPTLPALDGLDSSFGSFYVCTAARKFLFFLDPLRTGRVRIIDILSSNFLEDLLELREEDLLKEAQEKNWFSAPSALRVYGQYLNLDRDHNGMLSLDELQDYGSGTLTRVFLSRVFQQCLTYDGEMDYKTYLDLVLALENRREPQSIHYLFRILDIHGQGYLDGFTLNYFFKAIQEQTLLHGASPVNFEDVKDEIFDMVRPADPMKITLKDLISSGYGSTAISILIEFQYFFAYEHREILAAVSPD, from the exons ATGGAAAGTTTGAAAGAGcgatttaaaaattgtattaaaatcattgacg AATCTTCAGAATGCGTATTGCCGGAGAAAAGTGATACGATCGAGGTCGAAGAATTCAAAGCGAGCTACGATCCCGGCTTGGCCGCAACGAAATCCTCCTACAAATCCATTCCCAAGTTTTATCACAGACTTCCCAAAGTCAACGACACTCTGGCTAAAAAGTTGCGAGAGGAAGCCAGAGCCATCTTCTTACAGACTAAAAGCAACGAACTGTTGAGTGGCACTGAACTAAAGCACCTGTGGACACTACTCGACAAAGGCGATACGATTCCGGGCGCCGAAGTCAAGTTTTTAAACTATTCCGAGTTTAAAAGAGTCGGTGAAAAAGCAGGCCCAAAATACAA GGCATTCTTCACCGCTGTCGTGTTCGCTAAGCTTCAAAGGGAACATCAAGGAAAAGTGCATGTTAACACGCTATTCAACTATGCCATGAGAAAGGTCTGGCTTTGTGAGACTCGTATTGGACTATCGCTCCATGATCCGACCGGTCAAGGCTATCTGAGGGAACAC GatttagaaaattatattatggaATTGGTGCCGACTTTGCCGGCTTTGGACGGTTTGGATTCGTCGTTTGGAAGTTTTTATGTTTGCACTGCGGCAAGGAAGTTCCTGTTCTTTTTGGACCCGCTCCGTACTGGTCGTGTTCGAATCATAGATATATTGTCGTCGAATTTTTTAGAAGACCTATTAGAA ttACGAGAAGAAGACTTGTTGAAGGAAGCTCAAGAAAAGAATTGGTTTTCGGCACCTTCAGCTCTAAGAGTGTATggacaatatttaaatttggatCGGGACCATAATGGAATGCTCAGCCTTGATGAATTACAAGa CTATGGTTCAGGGACACTGACACGAGTTTTCCTCAGCCGAGTGTTTCAGCAGTGTTTGACGTACGATGGAGAGATGGACTACAAGACTTATTTAGACTTAGTGTTGGCTTTGGAGAATCGTCGAGAGCCTCAGAGTATTCATTATCTGTTCAGAATATTGGATATACACGGGCAGGGATATCTCGATGGATtcacgttaaattatttttttaag GCTATTCAGGAGCAGACACTGTTGCACGGTGCGAGTCCCGTCAACTTTGAAGATGTCAAAGATGAGATATTCGATATGGTGCGACCCGCCGATCCTATGAAGATCACATTGAAGGATCTGATATCGTCAGGATACGGAAGTACCGCGATCAGCATACTCATTGagtttcagtatttttttgcatatgagCATAGGGAGATTCTGGCGGCTGTTTCGCCTGattga
- the LOC143909828 gene encoding 5-oxoprolinase, translating to MAESTASKFQFAIDRGGTFTDVFARCPNGTIKTLKLLSEDPANYADAPREGIRRILHQETGAATNSDGKVNSELIDWIRMGTTVATNALLERKGEKMALIINKGFKDLLFIGNQARPSIFQLAIQKPEVLYSEVVEVDCRVVPALEGRCELKGGICKQGGGHGWRTVIGTTGEKLFIIKELDTNALRKDLLELKNRTGINSIAVLMAHSYTYVDHELKIGEIAKELGFAQISLSHEIMPMVRAVARGYTACVDAYLTPHIKRYLSGFSEGFSDQLKNTNVLFMQSDGGLTPMENFNGSRAILSGPAGGVVGYAMTTYQKETDLPVIGFDMGGTSTDVSRYAGTLEHVHEATTAGITIQAPQLDVNTVAAGGGSILTFRSGLFCAGPESAGAHPGPACYRKGGPIAVTDANLALGRLLPEYFPKIFGPNENDALDRDATLKEFKKTTDDINDFLRSSGGTEMTMEEVAMGFIDVANEAMCRPIRALTTARGYDTSHHALACFGGAGAQHACAIARSLGIHTVFVHKYAGILSAYGMALADVVHESQKPCALNYTSENFQSLDDQLDSLGEICKQKLVSQGFEEAQIVLEPYLHLRYEGTDCALMCSPSQQSQSSDTKHGDFMKTFLERYQSEFGFIIPNRDIVVDDVRVRGAARTQFSEQNLTDVASNKYPEAEKTVQIYFEAGYKESKVYRLSNLSYGHTIIGPAIIMDNLSTILVEPDCTALITNHGDIKITIGSGIARQIGTALDSIQLSIFSHRFMSIAEQMGRILQRTSISVNIKERLDFSCALFGPDGGLVSNAPHIPVHLGAMQETVQYQIQVRGDTLEEGDVILSNHPKAGGSHLPDLTVITPVFHKGIRRPIFFVASRGHHADIGGITPGSMPPHSTHLNQEGAAFKSFLLLHKNQLREEELKHELRDSRNLTDNLSDLKAQIAANQRGMQLVGELISSYGLEVVQAYMMHIQSNAELAVRDMLKDIAQRTEEQTGKSVLNAVDYMDDGSPISLEITLCKDTGDAIFDFTGTGPEVWGNCNAPRAITLSALIYCLRCMVGHDVPLNQGCLKPVKTIIPVGSLLDPSENAAVVGGNVLTSQRIVDVVFKAFEVCAASQGCMNNVTLGESAWGYYETVAGGSGAGPGWHGVGGVHTHMTNTRITDLEIIERRYPLLLNMFNLRPESGGKGKWVGGDGVRREIVFRRKMTLSVLTERRAFQPYGMKGGEEGMRGINYLKRNDGRVINLGGKTSVDVEPGDVFILFTPGGGGYGKPTDDDTKEDTAAVSKGFVERGSIYEYKRAQESV from the exons ATGGCAGAGTCGACAGCATCAAAATTTCAATTCGCCATAGACCGAGGCGGCACATTCACAGACGTATTCGCAAGATGTCCGAATGGAACGATAAAAACGCTAAAGCTGCTTTCAGAGGATCCGGCTAATTATGCCGACGCACCCAGAGAAGGAATCCGACGCATATTGCACCAA GAAACTGGTGCTGCCACAAACTCTGATGGTAAAGTCAACTCGGAGCTCATCGATTGGATACGTATGGGTACGACCGTTGCTACAAACGCTTTGCTCGAAAGAAAAGGTGAAAAGATGGCTCTGATCATCAACAAAGGTTTTAAAGATCTACTGTTTATCGGAAACCAAGCAAGGCCTAGTATTTTCCAATTG GCAATTCAAAAGCCAGAAGTCTTATATTCAGAAGTTGTAGAAGTGGATTGTCGAGTTGTGCCAGCTCTAGAAGGCCGATGCGAATTAAAAGGGGGGATTTGTAAACAAGGTGGTGGACATGGTTGGAGAACCGTCATCG gTACGACCGGTGAGAAACTGTTCATCATTAAAGAATTGGATACCAATGCGCTACGTAAAGACTTGTTAGAATTGAAAAACAGAACTGGGATTAATAGCATAGCTGTGCTGATGGCTCACAGTTACACTTATGTAGATCATGAACTTAAAATTGGAGAAATAGCAAAAGAATTAG gttttGCGCAAATATCTCTATCGCATGAGATAATGCCGATGGTACGAGCTGTAGCTAGAGGATACACGGCGTGTGTTGACGCTTATTTAACTCCACACATCAAGCGATATCTGTCAGGATTCTCTGAAGGATTTTCGGATCAACTCAAGAATACTAATGTATTGTTTATGCAGTCGGATGGTGGATTGACTCCGATGGAGAA TTTCAACGGGTCTCGTGCTATTCTTTCTGGACCAGCTGGAGGTGTTGTTGGTTATGCGATGACTACATATCAAAAGGAGACAGACCTTCCCGTGATAG GTTTTGATATGGGTGGAACATCAACAGATGTGTCCCGCTATGCTGGAACTCTTGAACATGTTCATGAAGCTACCACAGCTGGAATAACTATCCAAGCGCCTCAATTAG ATGTGAACACCGTAGCGGCTGGTGGTGGTTCCATATTAACTTTCCGCTCTGGATTATTCTGTGCTGGTCCAGAATCGGCAGGCGCCCATCCAGGTCCAGCATGCTACCGGAAAGGTGGTCCAATCGCTGTCACCGATGCAAATTTAGCCCTTGGCAGATTGCTACCCGAATACTTCCCGAAGatatttggaccgaatgaaAATGACGCTTTAGACAGAGACGCCACATTGAAGGAATTCAAGAAAACTACCGATGATATCAACGATTTCTTACGTTCAAGCGGAGGCACTGAA ATGACGATGGAAGAGGTTGCTATGGGTTTTATCGACGTAGCAAATGAAGCAATGTGTCGTCCCATCAG AGCTTTGACAACAGCACGAGGCTACGATACATCTCATCACGCTCTAGCATGCTTCGGAGGAGCTGGAGCTCAGCACGCTTGTGCCATAGCCCGTTCACTTGGCATCCATACTgtctttgtacataaatatgcag gtATATTATCGGCATATGGAATGGCATTAGCTGATGTGGTACACGAGTCTCAAAAACCATGCGCTCTAAATTACACATCTGAAAACTTCCAAAGCTTAGACGACCAATTGGATTCCCTTGGGGAGATTTGTAAACAGAAATTAGTATCGCAG GGATTCGAAGAGGCGCAAATAGTTTTGGAACCATATTTGCATCTGAGGTATGAAGGTACCGATTGTGCATTGATGTGCTCGCCGTCTCAACAGTCTCAAAGTTCTGATACTAAACACGGCGATTTCATGAAAACTTTCCTCGAACG ATATCAGAGTGAATTCGGATTCATTATTCCGAATCGAGACATAGTCGTGGATGATGTGAGAGTACGAGGAGCAGCACGTACTCAATTTTCTGAACAGAATTTGACTGATGTTGCTTCGAACAAATATCCAGAAGCTGAAAAG ACGGTTCAAATATACTTTGAAGCTGGTTATAAAGAGAGTAAAGTTTATCGACTGTCAAATCTGTCTTACGGCCATACTATCATCGGTCCCGCTATCATTATGGATAATTTATCCACTATATTAGTAGAGCCAG ATTGTACAGCGTTGATTACGAaccatggtgatataaaaatcaCCATCGGCTCTGGAATAGCGAGACAAATTGGCACAGCTTTAGATTCTATACAATTGAGTATATTTTCACATCGGTTTATGTCCATTGCTGAACAAATGGGAAG AATCTTACAAAGAACTTCTATATCAGTGAACATTAAGGAAAGGCTTGATTTCTCATGTGCACTCTTTGGTCCTGACGGCGGGTTGGTTTCCAATGCGCCTCACATTCCTGTCCATCTCGGTGCCATGCAAGAAACTGTTCAATATCAA ATACAAGTACGCGGAGACACTTTGGAAGAAGGTGACGTGATCCTGTCCAATCATCCTAAAGCGGGAGGATCGCATTTACCAGACTTGACAGTCATCACTCCAGTATTCCACAA GGGTATTCGTCGACCAATATTCTTCGTCGCATCCAGAGGACATCACGCCGATATTGGCGGTATCACTCCGGGATCCATGCCGCCCCACTCGACGCATCTCAACCAAGAGGGAGCTGCGTTTAAATCGTTCTTGTTATTGCACAAAAATCAACTCCGCGAGGAAGAATTGAAGCACGAGTTGAGAGATTCGAGAAATCTGACTGACAATTTATCGGATTTGAAAGCTCAAATAGCTGCAAATCAACGG GGCATGCAATTGGTCGGTGAGTTAATCTCATCGTATGGATTGGAAGTTGTACAAGCGTACATGATGCATATACAAAGCAATGCCGAGCTGGCCGTTAGAGACATGTTGAAG GACATCGCTCAAAGGACAGAAGAACAAACCGGTAAGAGTGTACTAAATGCCGTGGATTATATGGACGATGGCTCGCCGATTTCGTTAGAGATTACGCTTTGTAAGGATACTGGTGATGCTATATTTGATTTCAC TGGGACAGGACCTGAAGTTTGGGGTAACTGCAACGCTCCAAGAGCCATCACATTATCAGCTCTTATATATTGCCTTCGATGTATGGTGGGACACGACGTGCCTCTCAATCAG GGATGTTTGAAACCAGTGAAAACTATAATCCCCGTTGGAAGTTTACTGGATCCGAGTGAAAATGCAGCAGTAGTCGGCGGCAACGTTTTAACATCTCAGCGCATTGTAGATGTAGTTTTCAAAGCTTTTGAG GTATGTGCAGCATCACAAGGGTGTATGAATAACGTTACTTTGGGAGAAAGCGCTTGGGGATATTATGAGACAGTAGCCGGTGGGAGCGGAGCT ggTCCTGGTTGGCATGGGGTCGGAGGGGTACACACTCATATGACTAATACGAGGATCACCGACTTGGAAATCATCGAACGTAGATACCCACTGCTGTTGAACATGTTCAATCTTCGACCCGAATCCGGAGGAAAGGGAAAATGGGTCGGTGGGGATGGCGTAAGACGTGAAATAGTCTTCCGAAGGAAAATGACTCTCTCCGTCTTGACTGAACGACGAGCTTTTCAACCATACGGAATGAAAG GTGGGGAAGAAGGAATGCGAGGAATCAACTATTTGAAGCGGAATGATGGCCGTGTTATTAACCTAGGTGGTAAGACTTCGGTCGACGTAGAACCCGGG GATGTTTTCATATTGTTTACACCGGGTGGTGGAGGTTATGGCAAACCCACAGATGACGATACAAAAGAAGATACGGCAGCTGTGAGTAAGGGTTTCGTCGAACGAGGTAGTATTTACGAGTATAAAAGAGCACAAGAAtctgtgtaa